Part of the Amblyomma americanum isolate KBUSLIRL-KWMA chromosome 7, ASM5285725v1, whole genome shotgun sequence genome, AAACAGTGGTACTTGCTGGAACTCGGACCAGGTACAAATAAAGGTCCTCATTCTTGTCGTTTCAAAATCTTTGCTCAGTTATGGGCACTGCTGACGCAAGTTATTGCAGGGAACTCCCCAGTGGGTGTCCTTGGATTTCACTAATCCTGTCACGCCTTCCGAGGTGCACCTTCAGTTCCAAGGCGGATTCGCTGGAAAAGAAGTGCAGATCGAAGCAGTAGATGCCAGTTCTGACACCACTACGTGTGCTGACATTTTTCCTGAAGACAACAATGCATTGCAGATATCCTTTTTATATTGGGAGCACCagattttttccttcttttccgaAATGTCTTCCTTGACGAGAGTAAACTTTTCCATTGCAGCTCAACGCACCGATCAAGAGATTGCGGATAGTATTTCGCACAAGCACAGATATGTT contains:
- the LOC144098404 gene encoding nuclear receptor 2C2-associated protein isoform X2 — translated: MAKLIAEDTKIRVSSVLNRDATNFGKRYLTDGNSGTCWNSDQGTPQWVSLDFTNPVTPSEVHLQFQGGFAGKEVQIEAVDASSDTTTCADIFPEDNNALQTFPLQLNAPIKRLRIVFRTSTDMFGRIVLYHLAVIGK